DNA from Camelus dromedarius isolate mCamDro1 chromosome X, mCamDro1.pat, whole genome shotgun sequence:
ttttCAACCCAATTGGCATAAAGTTgcttttggggaggggggggacACTTAGCAAATGATCACATCAGTGAAAGGCCACAGACACACGCCTGGACTTTGACATTTAACAAAGTCAGAGTATCCTCATTGAAAGGTGAAATATGGGTGTGTTGAATTTGTTTTCACTAGCTGTTCTCCACTTCCAGACCTCTGCAACGCTATTCCTTTTGATCAGACTGCTTGCCCTCTCTTCCACTTCATTGCCTGGTGGATCCctacttgttttttaaaaggcagttcaGGCACCATATCCTCCAAGAAGGCTTCCAGAGTCCCCGCACTGGACTGAGCATCTGTCCTGGGCTCCTTCCCACACCCCCAGCTCACTGGAACCATCACTACTAATGCACTAACCACACTGCACTGAAACTCTTTCTCTATCTCCCCTGCTGAACCATGAgctccttcctctgtgtcctcagagcAGAGCAGATGTCAATGCTTGTGGAACTGACCCAAGCTGTAACTACTGAACGACCGATTAAGTCCTCTAGCCATGTCTCTATATTTCCCCACATCCgtttgtttacttatttcatTCAATAGGTatctactgagcacctactatgtgccaggcactgttccagaaGAGCAGCAAGTGAGGCagtgagaaaagaggaaaactagGAGGGTGTGGTATTCTGGAAACCAAGAAAGGATTTCAAGGTTGAGGAGATGGTCAACTGTGTCAAATGCGACGAATAGGTCAAGTAAGATGAGGTCTGAGAGCTGAACGCTGACAGAACAATGTAAATATCATCAGTGACTCTGGCACTTAAGCTCAAGTGGTTGGGCAAAAAATCTGATCAGGGCTGTTTCAGAAAAGTACTGGATCCCTggagaagaactgaaaaaaaactagTAGAAAGTTTTGCTGTAAAGGGAAGTAAACAAATATGGGGTGTTTTATTTTGCTATGCTGAGTTTTTTTATTTGCATGCAGTGTAtctatctttcctttctttcagagCTTCTGGGTTTCCTGTTTTGAGTTAGAATGCAATGTCTGTGGACAGAAACTCTGATATGAATTTTTCACAGCACATTAAGTCTTCTGTCCTGAGGCCTTCCCAGTCTTGAGGGCAGAGGGCTCTCCCTGCTGGTGTCCAAGGctggttccccccaccccagtagCCTCAAAGGCATGTGGCTGATTCACAACCAATATCCCCTCATCCACAGCTGACCACATCCACCACTGCAACCCAGTGTGTGACACCAAACATTCATGTGGCCAccactcttcctccctccctgacaGAATGTGGGAAAGACCAAAGGACCTGCCCCACAAAGACCACATAGATTAGTACCACAAGATGAGGTGACCCAGATCTTCAGGGCCATactgaagcagcagcagcagcagcagcggggaTGACCACATTCCATCCCACCCGCTACTCCCCACCATGATCCTCCCACAGAACGTAACCACCCTGCACCTTCAGGCACAAACACTGCACAGCAAGACACATCGTTTCTCATAGAGCTCTATTGTGGCATATAATAATAGGTActctatataaattaaattaaaaataaagctccaGCAGGTTGCACAGGTTGGCTGTTAATAAATATATCTCTGGGTAATTGTGCCCCAAGACCAGCTCATGACCACTCTCCCTCATCCAGagaattatacaaaaataaatacaggcttggggtggggcgggggaagggAAGACATGCCCGGTTCCATTCTGCAAGTTTTCACTTACACCATCTACCCGTGCCGTTTCTCTCCACTGGTATCATCACAGGGAGTGCCATGCTGACTGGAGAGCTCAGGGACAGGAAGGCCTCTCTCCCATTGAGCTTTCTCAGAAGCAAAGAACCCCTCATTGTGCAGGCCACACATCCCATCGGAACTCTCTGGGAGGGGGCAGtgcaggggctgcccctccccagaccccagagAGGGGGAAGCCTGTTATTGCTGATCTCATGAGCGGCTCTTATGAGAACCAGGCCAGAGAGAGGCACAGCGCAAGCACCAGGAGGGACATACCACTGTTCAGAGCCACAGGGACcaccaccagcccagccaggacCCCCAGAGTCTGGGTCAAGGGCCCCCGGAGCTGGGGAGgcaatatacacacacactctgcagAGGCTGCTCGGGTAGGAGACCTCTTTGGGGGCTCAAGGCTTGGGCCTGAACCCTCTTCATCCTGGGAGCTCACATGGGGCCTGGCCAGGCTGGAAGGATAGACTTCAGCCCCCAAGGGACCAAGGAGGGGGAGATTTTGCCCCCGCAGGACTGGAGCAGTTGGCTCCCTGCTGGATATAGGAACCAAGCTGTCTGCTGTCCCGGTGGTAAACTCCATCCGGGCTTCTGTCCCCTCCGGGGACCCAGTCACCCCAGCTATCATCCTATTCATATGCAGAGAGTCAGTGTCCCTGCCCATCCCCTTCTCTGGAGCCCCAGGGAATTGACCCTCTATACCCAGAACCGCAGGGCTGTCGCATCCCGAGCCCCCTGCCCATGGGAGCCACACATCTCCTACAGTGGCTACCACAGAACGGACCCCAGAAAGGATTTCTGGAGGCGATTCCTTGGGGGTGTCCCCTTCTGGGCTGGAGGGTATAATGGAGagcccctcttccccctccccatcctcatcTGGGTCCTCGGTGTCCTTGATAAGCTCCACACCACGCCCCAGCCGGGCATAATGCAGTGTGATCTCCTCAGCCAGGGCACTGTTCAGGGCCCGCTCAGGGCCAGGCCACTTTAAGATCAGGTCGCGGTCCGTGAGTATGCCCAGAGGGTGGCTGGGGGACACCCCCCCATCTGTGGggccctcccccccacctcctgccccaccaGCAGCCACAGCAGCTCGCAGGCGGCTCAGGTGGGACAGGTAGAGCTGCTCCAGCTCCTGGTCAATGGTGTCCTCGCCAAGCAGCTCCTCCAACCCACTCATAGCCTCCAGACCCCTGGAGGGCTCATCCTTAACAGCCCCCACCACGGAGTCCTTTCGGCCCCTTCCATTCTCGCTGGACACTTCCCACGGGGCTTCCACCTGTCGCTGGCTGGGTTCCAGGAGAGGCCCGGCTGCCCCCTCACTCGCATCGGGCCCTGAGGCCTGGTCCCTGGGAGACCCACCCAGgccacagagagaggaagagaggggaatCCTGATGGCTGGTGCCCGGGGAACTTCTGTGAAAGCCACTGGCGGACTGCTTCTGGGGACATCACCTTCCTCTGGGGGTTTGCCGGTCACTGTAACTTCAGAAACCTGGAGCcagtaggggtggggtggagagaaagggaaggtaGGAAGTAGAGGAGGGGATGGGACAAGCAGAGTCAGTGAGAACTGGTGACAGCCCAAATTCAGCCCCACAGGTGTTCCCACATGAAAACTCCTTAAAGAGCACTCTATAATTCTCTTAACTCCCAAGACTATGTCtacattaaaataacaaaattagatGGAATAAAAGAGGGCTTCTTGCTGATCATAAAAGCTGAGGAATTCAGTGGGCACCAACATTTGGTGAGTGACTATCAGTAAATACTGTTGGTTGACCTCCAAAACATATCCAGAATATCCATATGAattcatgtattttctcttttaaaacaatCTATTTCTTAGCTCTGTCCTTTGACAAGGCCGAGAAACCACGACCAATCTAACAGCAACAAGCACTCTCAGCCCTGGCCGAGAAACCATGACCAATCTAACAGCAACAGGCACTCTCAGcccccagatcttggtttcttaATACCATTCGCCACTAAAAGGAATCAGGGCTCCTAAAATAAATGACTGTTTCCAGGTTTGGGGcagggaaaataaaagatgagcctggaacacaCTGACATGGCAAAATGTGaggaagtgctcaaagaatgatggggATGTGTCAAAAAAAAACCTCTGGAGCCAATCTAAATAAGCTCCCGCTGGCCAGAGAGTTCAATttaagcatcaaaataaataaatgcagtaGGTTGAAACTCATCAAATATGTTTAAAGTTCATGAACTAATAATGATACTCCAAAACCAAAATCCTTTCATTGGTCACCTTTGGAGATGTTCATTTCTTCTGAAAGCTggtaaataaaagggaaaaatttgaAGTATTCATCCAGCTTTTTCTACACAATCTATATACCCTCAAGGTATATATGTTCAAGGTAgtcaaatagttttttttctttttttaacttttttttattgagttatagtcattttacaatgttgtgtcgaatttcagtgtagagcacaatttttcagttatacatgaacatacatatcaaGACAGTCAAATAGTTGATGtgaaaaagtttttctttagaGAATTCCAGTTAATAAAGTAGAAATGGAATTAAATAGGATCAAttctatttaaattaataatagattatatttaataaattaacttaataaaattaattaataaattaaatttaatactaGATCTAATTAATTAAatggaattaattaattaaaatagagtAAGAAATGTGTTTCCATGTGGATGCAATTAGCCAAATCCAGACTGTGGGAAACTCTACAGGACAAACAAGATTTCTTCAATAAATTGCAGGAAAAgtgagagagatttaaaaatctaagaaGATTCATCAACCAAATGCAATGTGTTGACCTTGTTTGGACCCTAAAACATTTATGAGGCAAGGAAACTTTAACACTAACCAAATATTTGATGATACTAaggaattactgttaattttctGAAGGGTGAtgatggctgtgtgtgtgtgtataaaagtgCTTAATTTTCTGAAATACAAACTGAAGTTGTGCTATGTGGGTTCATAATACTGGTTTCTTTACTTTTATATGTTTGAAAATCTttgtaataaaaagttaaaacacacacaaattctAAAATACACCTCTAGAATCTTTCTCCCTGCCAGCACTGGCATTGCTCGCCGGGACCACTGCAGTAGCCTCCTCCTCAAGGTCTCCTAGCTTCTGCCCTCAACCCTGCGGTCTATTTGCCTCCCGGCAGCCAGAGGGAACTGGTTAAATCCTAAGTCTGATCACAGCCTGCCTCTGCTCCTGACTCTCCGGCAGCTCCCCtgtcactcagagtaaaagccagagTCGTCTCCATGGCCCACAGGGCCCTACACAGTCTGTCCCCCACCACCTCTCCAACCTCACCTCCTGCCGCTCCCCCTCACTTACTGCTCGCTGTTCCTCACACACATTAGCCACGGCCCcacctcagggactttgcacttgGCTGGGATGTTCTTCCCCTGGTTATCCACGTGCCTCACTCTCTCACCTTCTTCAGATCTTTGCTCAAATCTCACTGACCACTaaggccttccctggccacccaATCTGAACTTGCAAACATCCCccttcaccccctccccacactttctctttccctatccctttattttttttcttagcatgCACCATCATctaaaatatcatatattttaacTACTACTTTGTTTTATGACGTCTCACTCCACTAAAATGTTGCTTACTTAGCCTCATGAAGACAGTGTTTTTGGTCATTACTGTATTACCAGCATCCGTAACAGTGCTTGGCCCAGAACAAGAGCCCAATAAACGTATGCTAAATTAACAAATGACAGTCCTATAAGCCCGGTAACTGCATTCTACCCCTCCGTTACCAGGTTCTGATTTGGGGGACCTCCGTCTAAACTAAGGTAGACCCAGAGcaagtcagcccccaccatctgGCTTCCCATCAGGTCGTCCATCCAGAGGCTGCCAGGGTCTGCTTACCTGAAGTGTCATCTGGGGCCATGGACGGAGAGGGGTGGGGGCCACCAGGGGACCCACTGACTCCCGGACCTTGGGACGCTCTGCTGGAAAAAAGAGGACAGCACTGGGGCGAGGCAGGCATATAAGCAGGCCTGGTTTGGTTAAGAAAATCTGCTCTTGGAGCCAATCAGCAGAATTGCCTCTGAAGCTTGCTGTGACAGTCTAAGGCAGAGGGTGCCTCTTAATtggtagagaaagaaaaggaaggggtaGAAATGGTGAATACAAGCTAAAACTCCCGCTCCCGGCCAGATGCTTACCCACAGCAGGGCTACTTTCTTCCGCCCTCTTCATCCTCAGTTCTTCCTCGTTAGGCCTGTGGGGCGGAGGAGAAAAGGTGTGGATCTGATGCCCTGAAAGGCTGGTTCTGACCCCCCGCCAGTCCCTTCTGAGCCTCTGTGCTGGCCCACCTTCACCAGCCAgctgctgttttctcttctgctgcCTCTTGCTATCCTCTAATCATAAAGTCCTACACACTCGCAGAAAACGTACAAAATATAGGAAAGCAccaggaagcagggaaaaagtcACGTCTCAGCCCGAGGCAACCACCATTACCATCTCGGAAAATTTCATTCCACACATTCTACGAAATCTGCGGGCATAATTTCACAGTAAGAAGCATCCGCTTAACAGTAAGAAGCATCATTATATACTTTTGTAAACACCTGAAATGGCTGCTACAGAGCCATTCCCTTCCTACTGGGCAGCTAGGTTGTCTCCTTCATTTTGTTCCCACAAAGCTGACTTCAGCAGACATCATCCGGCACAGCTTAAGGAACAGTTTGGATCATTTCCCTAGGGTGTATTTCTGGCTGTGGAGGAAACCATCTTTTCCAAGAAAGGGCGAGTGAGGACCGTGGGACACAGGAAGCAGCAAAGGGAAGGAAGCAACTGGAGAACGGGAAGGAGGTCAGCAGAAAAGGCAGTAACCCAGAGTCACAGAGGCCTAGGTCCCTCCGCCAACCCTCCACCCACCACCATATCAGCCTGGCAGGTCACtgaacctccctgagcctcacccTCCTCACCTGAAAATGGAGCACAGGGGGAGTCAGGATGTGTACGCCCTGCACAGGACAGTCAAGAGAAATGACACATCAAGCCAGACAAACCCAGGGCCTGACACGGAGCACGGGCTGAATCAACCGTAGGTATTTGCTGgtctctctcctccttcaccaGGCAAGCCAGACCCCAAGGTCGGAGTGGCAGAAACCAAGCATATTTCAGCCAgtcctggccaggggtggggtcATGAGGATCAAGGAGAAATCGCTGTTCTCCTTCTCACAAATGAGTATCAGCTGTTTACAGATTAAGGCAAATGAGGGAATCATTAACTAAAACACGTGCGGAGACCTGAGAAGGGCTGAGGCCACAGCTCAGAccttttttcttccctagaaGGAACAAGATGCTGTTGACATTTCTGGAAGCGGCTGCAACTGTTTGAAAACACATAATCGACAACCTTCATAATTACCTACAGAAACAGTATCACTAGCTGACCTGAATATAGTGCTTCCTATGCTACTTCATGGTACAGCTTCACATTTATTCATCTAACCCTCACGGCAACCCTCTGAGATAGGTACTCTTCTGAAGCAGGCAGTATTATTATCCTCTTACAGATGGCGAAACAGAAGCCGAATAAATGGCTCAAGGTCAAACGGCTTTGCAGTGAAGATGGAAACCTAGGCCTTTCGGCTCCTAAGTCTGCTCGAAACCAGCAAACTGCTGCTTCTTGGATGAGGGAGGCTGGGATCTTATCACAGCCCCGTCTTTAGTCCTCTCCAGAGTAGATAGAGGGAGACAGCAATGATGGACAAgctccctgcctccagcttcattcaAGCTTTGCTTTGGTCCTGCCTTTTGCCCACCTATTTATTTCCAGTTTCCCCGCCTTCATGAGACATGTGGCTAGGAGACCACCAGACACAGAAGTGGCTGCAAGAAGTGCTTTTACTAGCACCGTCTCGGAGGAGGCTTGAACCAGGTACCTGGATCTAGACGTTTGGAAGCTCCGGAAGGGACCATCTGTCTTTCACCACAGACTAGGGCTCACGCATCCCACCAAAGGTACTTGAATCGGAATACTATAGGGCACGGCGTGGGTGATTCCAGGAGCCCAGCCATCAACTCCTGCTTCTCACGGCTGAGAAAAGAGGATTTGGGGCCAATTGGTTTAGTCCTGCACCAGTCCCCTGAGTGGGTCAAAAATCCAGGTTTTACAAAAATTTGGATTTGTGGCCCAATACAATTTCTACTGATTTCTTTTGCTGGTGAGGTCCTTCATTAAAGAAAATGTCTTCTTTCTAGGATCTCCTAAAGCAAGCATCCTCCAGAAGACCCACAAACAGCAAGGCAACCCTCCTCCTGGGAAGATACGAAAACAAATCCTTCAGCCCCCAGAACATCTATTCCAAAGCCGGGGAGGGTGAGAAGCAGGAGAGGGCATCCAAAAATCAGGTCAAGCTATTCAGCCAATCCCAAGATCCACAAAGTCAGCAGAAGTACACGGGtcactctccccacctccaaagtCCGAGAGATGAAAGCAGGAGACAAGCATCTATTGTTCACCTCCTGCAATGTAGGCCCTTTTCATTGATACACCAAGTCATTTGAAAACCTTTGCATTTATCCTTCAAAGCAACACCCTTTTTACAAATGCAGAAACCGAGGCTCAAGGAACCGTGTCTCTGCCCCCTCTAACTGCTAACTACACACCATGCTGATAACATCCAAAGAGGGTTCCATTTTGAAGACAGTCTTTGAAACtgtgtacaaaaaaaaaaaaaaaaaaaaaacctaaatatccTTGAACTGTCTTTCACAGTAAATATTCAGGGGCAGCTCTGACCTTAATCAAAAGGAGGATGGTGAAAGAAATGGAATACAAATGTTTACTGACTCACGAATCAGTAACAGAGAAGAGGGGTTCTTAGAAATATGGCGAGGAAGGAGATTAAGAACAAAACTGTATCTCTAATGTGCTTGCTAATTTTCGAGAAGGAAACCTGCCCTTTTGGCATCAACCCCACAAACGCCACGTGGCCTCGCCTCCAGGGCAGTGGGCAGCAGTGGGCTGGAGCACACAGACCAGGGGAACTCTTGAGCATGCATCCTTTGGGTGCTCTTGAGAACAAGTCAAGACAGGTGGCGGAGAAGGGGCCCTGTCAGGCCTGCATGCCTGTCTCCTGGGCGTGAAAATTCCTCCTACCGTCAGGAAACTCTGTGAACTCTGACCTCAGACGGCACCTAGGGAGACCAGGGGGTGAGATTTCAGAAAGTGCCGTGGGTCCCAGCCTAGGCCAGCCGAGACAGTATCCAAAAGTGAATCGCCACAGAGAGTGAGCAAGCGAGGGCAGACGAGCCCCACGGAGAAAAGCAAAGCCGACTTTCAGAGCAGTCACATCACtgccaccgccaccgccgccacccACCCGCCTGAGTCCTCTGAGAGCACCCCCAACACTCCGGTTTTCAAAGAACCTGGCTAGCCCAAAGTGGGTCATACACTGAAACCCAAAGGGAAACTCAGCAGACCCCAGCTCCCGGGCAGTCAGCCTGAAGATACTGCTGACTCCAAGGGGACCGGTGGCGTCAGAAACCTGCCTGAGATACTTGGAACCCCAGTTACCCTAAGCCATCTGCTTTCTGAAGAAAACAGGGTTTGAAGGAGGCTGTGAAAGCCACCAAGTTATGTGGGGCACTGCTCTGCCTTCCCCAGTGACAGTCTGTGTTGGTGTCAGCTCTGGGACTTACAGTCCATAGGGGAGGGAGCTGAGCAGTTTATGGTGCTATGAGCTTGTTTCAGCAATGACTTCATTCATTTGGCCGTGacccacagtaagaaatacattttacatcataACCCAGCACATGCCCAGACAtgtgtaaatacatacacatatatatatataactgaaaaccTCAAAACCGGTTGTTCTTTGAATGAAACAACACTTACCTTTACTGCATGTTGTGATGTGCTCTGATTATTTCctatgctattttttaaatgtttgttggaaTCCAGTAAATTGATTTCACGTCTCAATAAAGGCCATTCTGAAtaaccctggctctgccatctgccagctgtgtgacctggagcacgttacttaacctctctatgcctcggtttcctcatctgtgaagagGGTGTCATAGTAATACCTCCCTCAGGGAGCTGTTGGGCAGattgaggaaatatttttaaatcgcCTGTAAAGTGCTTAACGAACAGTGATCCCCTCCAAGTTCCCactgaaagaaactgaggccctgaaaAGGAAAGCAACTTGCCCAGCACTGCGCAGCTGGGAAGACTCATCACCCAGCCTGGCACGTCAGCTGAGAACTGGGGTACCAGAGCAGGACCGCCCGGCTCAGATCCCGGCTCAGCCACTTTCATAACACGTGGCCTCAGGCCTACGTCCTTAGCCATGATGCGTACCAGTTTTCTGTGGACTAAAAAAGGACCACTTTCACACTAAAACCCTCACTCTCCAGACAACTAAGATGAGCCCTGGCCCGTCCTGTGTCGACTTCGATTGTTCTGATTTCCCCTAAGGCTGCCAACTTGGAGAGCAAGTTGGGTCCCCATCCATTCACCTACAAGTATGGCTAAAAATCGCTGAGGCCTTACTGTGCATCAGCCCAGTGATGAACCCTGGAGATGCCGGGGTGAGCGAACATGACTAGGAAGCTTACAATTTTGTGTGGAGGAAGACATCAAAAAAAGATACTCAcactcattctttcaacaaacatttattgagcacctgttaagtgccaggcaccatggcagGCCCTGTGggaatacagcaatgaacaaaagcAGACCATGTCCCTACCCCTCACGGAGCTTACAGTCTAGAAGGGCAGAGGTCATCCAGTAATCCCCTAGTGAAGGTCTAACTGCAAACTGAGGTCAGGGCcttcagaagaggaaagaatgcaCTAGAACAAGGGGCCATGGCCCAAACTACAGGGTCAGGGAGGGTTTAGGATGCTTAGAAGGAAAATGAGCAAGGGAAGGGTTGGAGAGTGAGAAGCTGCTCAGGACTCTGGGGGCGGAGGAGGTGATGGGATTCAATCTTGAACAAGGGGAGTCTGAGGCATCTGTGGGACATCAGCCAAGCGGAGACACTGAGTTTGTATATATGAGGCTGAAAGAAAcagcaacaagaaaaagaagggcCAGACAGTTCAGGGAAAAGCAGCAGAGGGTGGTCCCAAGGCAAGGGAAGAGAGTGTAGTAAGCAGGAGTGCCCAACCACTTCAAGaacaccaaaataaaaaacaagctaTGGAATCTGATAAGTGCAGGGGACGGAAGCCAGTGGAGAAGACAAGTGTAGGCAACTCTTAAGAGGGGGGTTGGCAATGAAAGGTAGGAGGGTGATTGGGTGCTGGCCAGGAGCAGTGGGGACAGAGGTGGAGTCAAAGGACAGATTTTTAAGACAACAGAGATGCTGGCAGGTATAAAGGCCAATAGAGAGGCTCAGGCAAGGAGGACAGTGAAAAGCTACCGGGAGAGAATGGGGTAACTGCTTCTGTCAGGTTCTGGAGCGAGTGACAGAACAACGGATCCCAGGGAACCCAGGGCAAGAGTCAAGACTCCAGCCTGAGGGAGAAAaagggccccctcctcccctgtaACACAAGGGAGGGGCACTGGTTTGTAGGTTTGGGGGCTACAAGTCGTGGGGAGTCCATTCTTatggtttctacttttttttttttaagcagaaagtCTGAAGGTAAAGAACATTCAAAAGAGTCACCTCAGGGAGGAGACAAGAGTGGATGGGAATAATACAGTAGGACAGCCAGGCAGGGGGGGAAGGGACCCTGGATTTGTGGCAATGCTCATCTGCTCTGCTATAGGACTTTCTCTAACAGGGCTTGCCTGCTTGGCTGATCAGtgctctaaacatttttttttccaaatggggcctgaggaggctgggaTGGGCAGGCTTCCAGGAAGAAGCACTCTTGTATCCTTCATCTGAAGGATGAAAATGAGGAGACTGCAAGAGACACAGGGCCAACATTCCTGGTGAGGAAAATAGCAtgggcaaaggccctggggcaggaagggggcaAAGCACCTTGGAAAGACCACGGTGACAGAAGCTCAGAAGGCAGAGGATGGCGTGAGGTAAGACTAGCAGCCATGGGGGCCAGactgggggagagggcagggggtgcCTGAGGTTTTCttggtctttatttttaagaggaaTAGGACACCTCCCAAGGGTGTTAAGCCAAGGCAGACCTGGAGGACTCCTCCCCACACCAGCCCTAGGATTTTGAAATCtgggagcctcagtttgctcatccaGAAAAGAGGGATCAAAACAGTCTATCTCACAGGGAATGGTGAAAGGATTAGATGAGACTGGGCATGCAAATACTCAGCAGGGTCTCCGCCAGGTCTCTTACAACAAGCCCTCTGGACCTGCCCCTCCCACCTGTTCCACCAGAGGCCCTTTGACATCTTAGCGCCCGTCTGCAGCTTTGGCCCTGTTTGAACCTAGCACtgtgcccagcacatagcaggccctcaataaatgcttgttgatgGATCATCTCTATGCCTAAGGGTTATCAAAGGCCTGGTCCAACAAAGCCAGGAATGCAGCCATTTCGGTTTCTGAGCTGTCTCCTGATGGACTAGCAGACTCCTTCCATGCCCCCACCTGACGTGGCTGCGCTCCGTACACAGTGGGCCAGCAGCCGATACTCCCTGAACAGGAAGCCCTCTGCATCGGGGCTCCCACAGGCTGAGGCTATCCCCTGAGATCCTCCACCATCTCCCAAGAGGGCTGGGTCACAGGGAGCAGCTGTTCTTCAACAGCGCTCCATGTCACCGGCAGCACACAAGTTTTGAAACAATAATAAGTTGAAATGTACTCGTTAAGAAAGCCACCGACCTACAAAGAAAATCTTATCGCTGATCTTGCAATGAGCACCAACCGCCCCTTTGCAAGAGCTGAGATCAAGATAAAGAAGCTATCAAAAAGCCATCTGCCCACTTAAAATAATATCACAAGTCATGTTAGGAACCACAGACCTGGGGCCAGATACCAAAACAATTGTCTGAACGGGCTGCTTCAATTTCTCCTTAAAACCAcccatgtattttaaaagaaaaacaccctCTCCACCCACCTTGGCCCTgcaagcttttgatttctctgttCCCTTCCTTTCACACTCTAAAATGACCAAACTCTGTTACCCAAACTGTCACGTCTCACAGACAGGGCTCCCACGACAGCCGGCTGGGATGATGACTTGGGAAAAGTGACAGAAATGAAGGCAATGCTGGAGCACTTGGAACAGCTCGATATCTTGATCTGGGTGACAGTTTCACAAGGGCATACATAATGTAAAAATCTATTGAGCTTTACACTTATgatcaataaggaaaaaaagataaaaggaaagcAAGACATGCTGGGAACATGTGAACACCAGAAATGAAATGCAGAATTTGCCCTGCATCCTGTTTGGTCTTCAAAAGGAACAGCAGTTTTTTGAAACCTCGTCCCTGATCCTGTCACTCACAAACTGGCTCACTTCTCTGAGctacctcagtttccccctctgttaAATGGACAAAATCATAGCACCTACACCACACAGCATGCACAGCAGGACTCAGGAAAGAACAAACTTGCAGCTCTCAACACAGAGATCAGCAAACGTGGGCCACTGTTCATCTTTCAAAGCTACCACCGTGCTTTAGTTACCTCGCCCATGCTTGCCGCGTCCAATCCAAGCACACGAAGTGACTGCATTCCCCTTgagcagatgagaaaactgaggcttccaGATG
Protein-coding regions in this window:
- the PPP1R3F gene encoding protein phosphatase 1 regulatory subunit 3F isoform X3, translated to MKRAEESSPAVAERPKVRESVGPLVAPTPLRPWPQMTLQVSEVTVTGKPPEEGDVPRSSPPVAFTEVPRAPAIRIPLSSSLCGLGGSPRDQASGPDASEGAAGPLLEPSQRQVEAPWEVSSENGRGRKDSVVGAVKDEPSRGLEAMSGLEELLGEDTIDQELEQLYLSHLSRLRAAVAAGGAGGGGEGPTDGGVSPSHPLGILTDRDLILKWPGPERALNSALAEEITLHYARLGRGVELIKDTEDPDEDGEGEEGLSIIPSSPEGDTPKESPPEILSGVRSVVATVGDVWLPWAGGSGCDSPAVLGIEGQFPGAPEKGMGRDTDSLHMNRMIAGVTGSPEGTEARMEFTTGTADSLVPISSREPTAPVLRGQNLPLLGPLGAEVYPSSLARPHVSSQDEEGSGPSLEPPKRSPTRAASAECVCILPPQLRGPLTQTLGVLAGLVVVPVALNSGMSLLVLALCLSLAWFS
- the PPP1R3F gene encoding protein phosphatase 1 regulatory subunit 3F isoform X2; this encodes MARTAPVEPPLRHPAPPSPAAGEPRTSVEAAVAPRRVLFADEALGLPLAQLRRYRPWGGPGVGKMAAAAGQDGDGGGADEDDDGEDGDEGEEEEETCPEPSPLCPVPAGGGFYLVPTFSLPPALGRLERLGRVMVELEALLPPPGAVPGGAGVWVPGGRPPVVRGLVRVLNRSFEKAVHVRASHDGWASFCDHPARYVPRSPPGAGAGVPGAGDPILDLGLDLGPSQASASSPDDGGRTDRFAFQLPFAEGAGDGARLDFVVRYETPEGTFWANNHGRNYTVLLRIAPAPTPTDAEGLPQQQQQQLEPQPECQGPVEAEARQLKSCMKPVRRRPNEEELRMKRAEESSPAVERPKVRESVGPLVAPTPLRPWPQMTLQVSEVTVTGKPPEEGDVPRSSPPVAFTEVPRAPAIRIPLSSSLCGLGGSPRDQASGPDASEGAAGPLLEPSQRQVEAPWEVSSENGRGRKDSVVGAVKDEPSRGLEAMSGLEELLGEDTIDQELEQLYLSHLSRLRAAVAAGGAGGGGEGPTDGGVSPSHPLGILTDRDLILKWPGPERALNSALAEEITLHYARLGRGVELIKDTEDPDEDGEGEEGLSIIPSSPEGDTPKESPPEILSGVRSVVATVGDVWLPWAGGSGCDSPAVLGIEGQFPGAPEKGMGRDTDSLHMNRMIAGVTGSPEGTEARMEFTTGTADSLVPISSREPTAPVLRGQNLPLLGPLGAEVYPSSLARPHVSSQDEEGSGPSLEPPKRSPTRAASAECVCILPPQLRGPLTQTLGVLAGLVVVPVALNSGMSLLVLALCLSLAWFS
- the PPP1R3F gene encoding protein phosphatase 1 regulatory subunit 3F isoform X1: MARTAPVEPPLRHPAPPSPAAGEPRTSVEAAVAPRRVLFADEALGLPLAQLRRYRPWGGPGVGKMAAAAGQDGDGGGADEDDDGEDGDEGEEEEETCPEPSPLCPVPAGGGFYLVPTFSLPPALGRLERLGRVMVELEALLPPPGAVPGGAGVWVPGGRPPVVRGLVRVLNRSFEKAVHVRASHDGWASFCDHPARYVPRSPPGAGAGVPGAGDPILDLGLDLGPSQASASSPDDGGRTDRFAFQLPFAEGAGDGARLDFVVRYETPEGTFWANNHGRNYTVLLRIAPAPTPTDAEGLPQQQQQQLEPQPECQGPVEAEARQLKSCMKPVRRRPNEEELRMKRAEESSPAVAERPKVRESVGPLVAPTPLRPWPQMTLQVSEVTVTGKPPEEGDVPRSSPPVAFTEVPRAPAIRIPLSSSLCGLGGSPRDQASGPDASEGAAGPLLEPSQRQVEAPWEVSSENGRGRKDSVVGAVKDEPSRGLEAMSGLEELLGEDTIDQELEQLYLSHLSRLRAAVAAGGAGGGGEGPTDGGVSPSHPLGILTDRDLILKWPGPERALNSALAEEITLHYARLGRGVELIKDTEDPDEDGEGEEGLSIIPSSPEGDTPKESPPEILSGVRSVVATVGDVWLPWAGGSGCDSPAVLGIEGQFPGAPEKGMGRDTDSLHMNRMIAGVTGSPEGTEARMEFTTGTADSLVPISSREPTAPVLRGQNLPLLGPLGAEVYPSSLARPHVSSQDEEGSGPSLEPPKRSPTRAASAECVCILPPQLRGPLTQTLGVLAGLVVVPVALNSGMSLLVLALCLSLAWFS